The sequence TAGCATTCACTGAATAAATGCCATCTTATGATTTACCCTTTTCTCTAACGTTACAAttgacatacaaacatacatgaatTTTTGGTCTATATTTATATCagacattatatatttaaattttatacttcAGATGGTGTATATGTTATGTTCCCTTAAAGAGTTGGACTGTGAAAATTATCACTgactataattattttattaatttaatattatggtgttttaaaaaggaaaataaatttgaccttttattttttctttgggcttttgtttgtctCACTGGTTTCCTATATTCATTATAAACGTTCTTTTGTCTTAATTTAgatttaattttctctcttttgctgctcacaaagaaaactaaattcattcataaatttttattttagtataaatAGTTGAAGTTACACTATTCCTTTAAATAAACTAAAGTATTCTTACATGAATAAGGAAATTTAATTGGAGAGTAGAAAAGATAGAGAGATATTACTTCAGTAACTATGATATGAGATTTAATGTTCCAACATGTAATGTCGGTCTGAAGTTAGTAAATTTCTCTTGCACAGTGGTATTGGATATAAATTCCAGAACTACCTTATGCGTAGATAGGATCAGCCAGCTTGGTTAATAATGTACAGACATTAGAAGCCAGGTTTCACACCATAACAGTCAAGAAAGAAATACTGCAAGAAAGAAAGGGACCTGGTTAGAGCAAGTTAGCATAGAATTGAAAGTGGACTTTTTCCTTGAGTTCATAGACTTTAGAAAAGCAGTTGTAAAGATAGACAAATGTGTATCTGTATATGGATGTATTTCCTAActctgttcattaaaaaaaagctAGAAATGATGGCAGTCTGATTTTAAGGAGAACGTCTAAAGTTCCTTTGATTGCAAATACCATTTTCCAATAAAAGGCAAATAATTtcaaactatcttttaaaaaccgatttttattttaaagtatttttattatattttgtttcacTCACAGCCAGAACATCAACCAGATAATCCAGGTTATTTTCTGTGAGTAACAGAACAAAAAGTTGATGCACTAAGGGTACAACAGTAGCTCTGCTGTAACTGCAAATTTGTAAACACAGTCTTATCATGGAAAAGTAACAGCAAACTTAAGGACAGTTATCACTTACATTGTTCACAAAATAACTACTGGTATTCTTTATCAGCAAGGAAGTCCTAAGGGATACAGAATACCGAGGAATTCTGTTAGAGCATACAGAGAACTTAATGCTGAACATAAAAGGTTAGCTTGAATTGGACTCTAGACTTTCTCTCCCCTCCAAAAATCATTTGTGTGAAAATTGTCAAAACTGCCTTCTGGCATAAGCTTAGCAAATTTTGTTGTGCTACTGTTGATGCcttaatttaaaacacaaacaaaaaagaatccctCAATGTGATGTGCTTAGGGTCATATATGTTTcaatgtactttatttttattatgtttatttgggGGTGTTGTTGACATAGGACAATGTGaatgagttggttctctccttccagcatgtgtTTCCAGTAATCAAATTTTGACCATGAGGTCTGTCAGCACagggctttacccactgaggcatctcaatGGCTcatcaatgtatttatttttagaaaaggtATAACATCAGTATCATATTGAAAAATGTTTTGAGAAAGAGAGCTAGGGAACAGTATGATAAAATACACTATGTGGGCCTTGGCAAAGGATATTGGAAAGTCCTTGtcctactttttgtttttaattggatttaatatatataattatacaaaatatagacagaaaatttaaataaaacgtATTGGTGGTCAATAAATTGCCACATAtacttaaaaatgcttttaaaaaatttaagtactactgttctattcacaatagaaAGAAAGTGGAATCAGCCTATACATCCATCAGGGAGATAACTtaggttcagaaagacaaacaccagaGTTCCTTCTCATAAAGGACCCTAACTTCTAATTTTCACATGTGTTATTTATGTGGGAGTCAGTGTGTATAGATGCTAAAAACTAGAAAGAGTGCTGAGATGGGGGTAGGCTTTAAGGGAAGGTGGGGAAAGTGGTAGAAGAAATATGGTAACTAAATGGAAGGGGAAATACTGGGGATCAAAGGGTTTAAGCAGGGATGGGGTCATTGAGGGAGGGGAAGGATATGAAGATGAACAAAATCAGCGTATGAAAATGCCTACTGTTTTctaagctaattaaaaataactttaaatactttcaaaattagaaaaaaaaagtaatgatttAAACCCCTCCTAGTGAGATACTTTCTAGGGCAGAACGTAATTTTCATGGTACTTACCAATGGGAATAAATCATTCTGGACATAACAAATAAAATCTGAATGAAGATGAAAGGGAAATGGTTCTGAAGAGAGGGGATGTGTGTTGGGGGAGACtgtggaggggaaaggagggagaaacaTTTGATGtaatgtatgaaagaagaataaaaaagaaaagaaaaatagcaagtaTAATAAAAGATATTGCTTTGGAATCAAAGCAGTTGCTTTGGAGTTGGTCAAGAATAATATCAGACAATTTATTCTTACACAGCTTAGCTTGGGTCACTGATAATACTCATAAACAGAGAAGagaacatgaaaaacaaacaaacaaacaaacaaaaactacctcTGTTATATGTTTAGATCCATCTCTACTTCCCCTAAAGCAGAGGTTCTCAAACTTTTTAATgttgtgatcctttaatacaattccttatattgtggtgacccccaaccataaaataattttgttcctacttcataactgtaatgttgctactgttatgaattataatgtaaatatctgatatgtaggatatctgatatacgaCCCCCAAAGGGTTGAGAATTACTGCTCTAGACAAATGAAGTTTCAGTTCAGATGAAATATAGTAAGTCAAATCAATGTAAAATTCTAGGAATTATGGGCCTCAAAATATATACTTTCCCTCCCTAATCTCTAAATTTGCAGTAATTATATGACtagttaaaatttttgtttgcatataacagaaagaaattaattttactaTTCAGTCAGTatgtaacatatacatacataaagcaTATTATTTTGATATGGAGTATGcattataaattttgatattgcATTCAGATATTGTTTGCTATGTGTtaggaacattttatttttcacacattttctaaattttaccATGTTagacataaacacacattttaaaatacttatgcACTACTAATTTTATCTTATGATTCCAAATTCTGTTAAAAAATTGCATTTAGATCGAAATAATTGCAACAGAATTTTGCCTGACCTTAATAAAATTCCTTTGACCTCTCttagtattttcaaaattaaatgtcAGAGAAAGATTTAAAgaacatacatttctaatctcaACTAATACTTCATTATATCAAAagctaaaatattaaataaaacttacAAATTCTTGGTAACTTAAACATTTTCCAGGAAATTGACAAAGCATAATAGATGGTGAATACTGGTAGAAATAACTAAGATAAACGTTAAGTGATAATTATAGAGGGGAAAATATAATCATATACCACTCTTGTATTTAAATCAATATATGTTTGTAccaaatttccaaaattaaaTTTGTCTCATATCATTATTTTgtctctattattttttaattttaatttttctagttaGCATACAAGGTAACAAGATGTAATTTTCATCCATAATTTGCTCTGGTGAATCTTTCCCCGTCTTCTCCCACATTTCCACACTCGTCTACACTGTATCCTTCCTTCCCAGTACTCTACTTTCTAGTTTCATTTCACACGCATCCTATTTATTACCTCCTGTCCCTAACAATTGTATTCCCCTTCCAGGTCTCATTTCTAGTTTCATGGTCTATAACCCCACTCCTTTTCTCataaatgcatgtatataaaATCTAAAATCTAGGACCCACAGATTAGCAAAGTCACATGGGATACATCCTTCTGAGTTTGGATTATTCCACTTAATATAGTAATTTCCAGATTCAAccatattttttgtgtgtgaaaatatCCATCAACAAGTGACTGGGTCATGAAGAGGTGTGGCATGTATATACAATGGAATGTATCCAACTTTAATGAAAATGTATGTTATTTTCAATTTAGGTGATAACTTTGTCATAACAAAAATGTTACTGAATCTATTTATGACATTAATATAATGGATTTAAAATTCAAGAAGAACAGAATTAAATTGAGAAGCGGTCATCTCTCAGTAATTCTGTTTTGTCAAGCTATTTATACTGTTTGATACTAATTTTCTCTCATGAAAAACAAAGATTCGGTAGAATTTACCACTTGATTTGCCTCAGGGGTATTGTCAAAGTAAATCACATTTGTAATGTTGctactattttaatttaaacgttttttcttacaatatattaATAGTGCTtttctcctccccatcttctcccagatcctccttccCTATCAActttatcttctttctctttctctcctttgctaAAGGAACaccaaaatgaaattcaaataaacacaaaaccaattaggcaaaaacaaagccaaaaataaactaaaagctcataataaaacaaaacaaaaccccaaaacatggaattccttttgtgttggccaactactcctcagcattgagcctgtcctggagtatGATTGATGTACTCAGTGGTACGCTATTACAGAAAACTGAATTTCCCTTTGCTTGCATGTATCAGTTGCAAACAGATTCCTGGTTTGTTGTGGGGCCACAAATCTACCTCCACCTCTCAGTCCTGGGAGGCTgcctggtttgaacctgtgcaggtccttgtgtgtgctgccatagtctctgtgagttcatatgtgtgctagtgctgtgtctggaagacactgttttcttggagtcatccatcctctttggctcttacaatctttccacttcctcttcccatagatctctgagccttgagagaagaaggaatttgatgaagacatcctatttaggactgattgctccaaagtctctcactctctacacattgtccagttgtgggtctctgtgttaatttccaTTCACTGCAAGAAAAAGCTCCTCTTATGAGCAAGGtgctgatctatgggtatagcaatgtgtcattaggaatcattttatcatTATGTTTGTTTAGCAGCATAACCACAGCAGATTTTTCCTTAGGCCTGTGACCTATCTATTCTCAGGTAATTAGCCACGTTAGCATTGACCATTATGAggtccatctcatggagtgggccttaaatccaatcaaaagtgGTTGATAACTTCCATAACATTTGTACCACATACATCAGCATGTCTTGCAGTAGGTCTTTGTTCTGCTTTTTGTGCCATGGTGTactgtgaatatttttatttaaactgtaaAAACAGGTGATTAGTAAATGACTAATGCCTAATTTAGTCTCTGAGCAAAAAGTCCATAATTATATAATCAAATTTTAATtctaagataattttattttaaaggctcATTTAAGTTTGGAATTTACATTAATAGTTTGCATTATGAATTCCTTGAATTGGTAAATCTCATTTTTTGAAAAtctacattaataaaaaaaatcacttaaaccACATTACATTCTTCTATCTCATTAACAATCACATGTTTGTAGTGGATATTTACATTTACTCTGCATCATATTTGTTACCCATTTCCATCTGACTTCATCCTCTAAAAGTCTGGTCTTCATATACTGAGTCAAAGACAGTTTCACTGTCTGGTTCAGATTTGGTTTGGGGAAGAATAGAAGCcaatcatatatttaaaataaaaacagggtaAGACTGGGATCACTGCTGTTTTTTGGTGCAGAGATCCTGTAGTTTTTTCATATATCATCTTCTGAGGAATAGTTGCATATGTGCAATTAATAAAAACACTTTCCACTTCAGGCCAAAGGGGGTCCAATTTCCATCATATGACCAGAGTAGCAACCACATAAACTTTCCCACAGTTTTTAAATGGTCTGCTTATAATCTTTTCCTCAACTACTTCAACTTGAGAGTTCCATTTCTTTCTTGTGAGGACTCTGCTCAATGGCCTGGGATGAGCCCAATATTGAAGTTATTCTGATGAAACAAGAAAAACCATCCACTCTTTCCCTAAAATGTGGGTGAATACTGTATCCCCACTTTGCTTAGAAACACTCTGCATGAAGGATCTTATAAGTCATCTAACTTCTTTAAGACCTTTCGAGTGATAGTTCTCTTCACTGCTCCTTTCACTTCATTGTTCCTTAGGCTGTAAATGATGGGGTTTAACATAGGTGTAATGACAGTATACGACAAAGAAACAAGTTTCTTGCTCTCAGGAGACTGGCTAGATTTAGGCCTTAGATAAGTCAAGCTGGCTGTTCCATAAAAGAGGGATACCACAATAAGGTGTGATGAACAAGTAGAAAATGCCTTCTGGCGACCAGTAGCTGATGGCATCCTCAAAATGGTCCCAATAATGCGGGTATAAGAAaccaaaatgagagaaaatggaaacataataAAGAGAAGAGTGGATGCAAGTGCTTGCATTTCATATGTAGTTGTATCTTCAGTAACTAATTTTAAGACAGGAGGACCATCACAAAAAAAGTGATCTACAGAATTGGGCCCACAGAAAGGAAGAGCCATCATCCAAGCTGTCTGAAGCATGGACACAGGAACACCAGACAACCAAGAACCTATGGCCATACCCAAGCACAGGGACCTATTCATTATGACAGAATAACGGAGAGGATTACAGATGGCCACAAAGCGGTCATAAGCCATCATAGAGAGTAGAAAACATTCAGAGCtgccaaagaagaagaagaagtacaTCTGGGTGCCACAGCCCACGAAAGAGATGACTTTCCTTGTTGACACTAGGTCTACCAGCATCTTTGGCACCATGACCAGAGTAAAGCACACTTCAAGCAGTGATAGGTTTCGCAGAAAGAAATACATGGGTGTTTGAAGAGCAGGGTCCACACTGGTAACTGTGACAATGAGAAAATTCCCCAGCAAGGTAACTGAATAGATGGCCAGAAACAAAACGAAGAGGGAAACCTGCATGTCAGGGTTGCTTGTGAATCCCAGAAGAACAAATTCAGTGACTCTGGTGTGGTTTTCACAAgtcatattttaaacaatttctaGTAAAAAATCAAGATAAGATATATCAAAAGCGTTCAGCAATACAGACaccatcttaaataaaataagtaacagtaaataacaaacaataaaaatccaTGAAATACATTCTTGCTCTCAGTAGAGTATTGGATTCTAATTTAATTAGTTATGTGCTACTGAGGCTGAAACATTTATTCATGACAACTAAACAATTAATTGACCTtttaacacaaaaaataaaattttatttctcattctaGTTGATTTTGggaaaactgtattttttataaaaataattttgactcAATGTTGTTATGTGATGAGTACCTATGAAACCTATGAGTACCTACAATATGAAGCTGATGTGATGGTCTCAGGATTTCCCCCAAAACAGCAGCACTTCTAACAAGCCTACATGCATATGAGCAAATACCTTGGTGTCTTGTGTGATTAAAGTCCAAAGTGCTTCTTATGTACATCACTATTGCTTTATCAATTAAATCAGCCCAAATCAAAttttagtaaaatataaaataaaataaattttattacttatttaaagTAACCAAATTTTTAGCATTCCATGATCTTCCAGGTAATACAAGTGTTCCatcattt comes from Onychomys torridus chromosome 20, mOncTor1.1, whole genome shotgun sequence and encodes:
- the LOC118570920 gene encoding olfactory receptor 10A7, giving the protein MTCENHTRVTEFVLLGFTSNPDMQVSLFVLFLAIYSVTLLGNFLIVTVTSVDPALQTPMYFFLRNLSLLEVCFTLVMVPKMLVDLVSTRKVISFVGCGTQMYFFFFFGSSECFLLSMMAYDRFVAICNPLRYSVIMNRSLCLGMAIGSWLSGVPVSMLQTAWMMALPFCGPNSVDHFFCDGPPVLKLVTEDTTTYEMQALASTLLFIMFPFSLILVSYTRIIGTILRMPSATGRQKAFSTCSSHLIVVSLFYGTASLTYLRPKSSQSPESKKLVSLSYTVITPMLNPIIYSLRNNEVKGAVKRTITRKVLKKLDDL